TCACGGCGACCATAGATAGTAAGATCTCCTGCCATAGACAGAGCTTGCAGGATATTGATTTTTTCATCTTTCACACTGTATGAACCGGGAACGGTGACTTCACCCAACACGGATATTTTATAATTGGCAAAGCGTACGGTAACTACCAAATCGCCTTTTAAATAAACTCTTAACTTTTCTGTGATTATTTTTGCAACAGCGTCTGTAGGTAAATCTACAACAGCTAATTTTCCCAGCACAGGAAAATCAATTGTACCTTTACTATCGACCAGGTAATTTTGTAAAGTAGCCTGAGATTGCACTGCATTTTCACTATAAGCAACAGCTGAAAGTATATTAAAAGGAATATATGTTTCCGCAGCTTCAGAACCACTGACTACAATCTTTAAAAGATCGTTGGGTTTGATTTTTGCACTGAACGGCTGTTTGCTTTGAACCAACTGTTGAGCGGACAGTGATTCGACTCCCTCGAGGTAGGTAATATTCTTTGCGGATTTACATGCAGAGAATAGTATTATTACCGCAAATAGCAGTAAAAGGCGGAGTTTATTTAAGTTCATAACAATTGTGTTTCGTTTTAGTTTGTTCGCAACAAAGTTCGTCACTAACATGAAGTTGGCAACGATTTATCTGTTTTTTTTACGGGTGCAAAGGTAATGTTTTTTTTTATATTAAGAATCATTAGCACAATTAGATATGTTAAATAACACATCTAATTTTAACTTTATTAATAACAAAAGGATAACTTCGCACTGCAATGCGTTAATAATTAGATAAATACAACTAATTTATGCTTAAATTTAAAGAATGCTGTATTACAAAAACAATACACAAACGAGGCTGCACGTAAACGTACAGCCTCGTAACGGGGTAGTGAGATTTTTTAATAAAATCTACCTTGCAATTGTAACTATCAGCGATGCAACTCCGATAACCACGGAGACTACAGAGAAAACTACATTGGTGGCGGTGCCTACACCGGCGCCTTTGGCCCGGGCTTTGTTGGGCTCTACATAGACTACATCGCCCTGACGGAGATAGTAATAGGGTGAGAAGATAAGGTTTTTGTTATTCAGATTGAGGGTGGTGATGTTTTTTTGTCCATCGGGGCCCTCTCGCAGGATTTTCACTACATCCCGGCGGCCATAGATGGTGAGGTCTCCCGCCATGGAGAGGGCTTGCAGGAGGCTGACTTTTTCGTCGGTCACGGTAAAGAGGCCGGGACGCTCAACCTCGCCCAACACAGAGATTCGATAAGAGGCAAGTCGCACGGTGACCACAACATTGCCCTTAAGATAGGCTTTAAGCTTTTCGGCAATGAGTTGTTTTACCTGAGCGGTAGTGAATCTCAGCACATACAGCCTGCCCAGTACGGGGAAATTGATGATTCCTTTGCTATCGACCAAGTAGCTTTGCAACGTGGGGGTGCTTTGTGTGGCGTTTTCGCCATAGGGCACGGAGGTAGTTAAATTGAACGGAATATAGGTATCAGCATCTTCGGCTCCGCTTACAATGATGCGAAGCAGGTCGTTGGGCTTGATGGTGACATCATACTGCAATGCGCTTTTCTGCAGTTGCTGGTCAGTGAGGGTTTCCACGCCCTGCAGGTAGGCTATGTTCTTTGTGGAACGGCAGCCGTAGAAAAGTGTGGCTGCCAATAGCAGTAACAGGAGCAGGGTGAGTGTTTTTATCTTTATCATGGTTACCGGACTTTAGTTTATTACTACATTTCAGATGGTTCCCGAATCAACATTGATGCTTTCGCCCGTGATGGATTTAGCCTCCTGGGAAAGAAGAAAGGCTACGGTATGGGCCACGGAGGTAACATCGGTTGCTTTCATAAGGGAGGTACGGTTATATATTTTATCTTTCTGCTGGGTGGTAAGCATGGAGCTCATAGCGGTTTCCATGAATCCGGGCACCACCACATTGCTGCGGATGCCCAACCCGCCCCACTCACGGGAGGTGTTCTTAGAGAAGGCTTCGAGCGCCCCTTTGGTGGAGGCGTACATGGCCAGCCCTTTGTAACCGGTGTGCACACAGATGGAGGAGATGTGCACAATAGCTCCACGGGTTTTGTGCAACAGCATGTTACGAATGGCATACTTGGTGAGTATCATAGGGGTAAACACATTGACTGCATACATGGCCTGAAGCTTAGTGAGGCTGAGGTTGGTGATAATATCGTCATAAGCAATGGCGGCGTTGTTGACAAACCCATGAAGCACAATGTCATTGTTTACAAATTCCTTGAACACAAGGCGCTGGGCATCGTGAGCATTGGAGAGGTCGATGCATTTATAATGGAGGCTACCGGGATACTGTTCCTGCAGCTCTTTTAAATGGTCGGTATAGGTTCTGCTCAGGCAATAAACAGAATGGCCCTGCCGAAGAAGGATTCTGCATATTTCGAGGCCTACACCTCTGGAAGCTCCTGTAACCAATATATTCATACTCTTTTGATTTTCCCCGTACGGGTTAGTGTAATTGAATCGACAAATTTTATTTTTCTTGGTATCTTGAAATCCTGTAACTTGCGGGCAAGGCCGACACGGATATCGAGCTCGGTGAGGGCGCTGTTTGCCATGAGTTTTACCTCGGCACAAAGGATGTTGCCCAACACGGAGTTCTGCTGTCCATAGACCACTGCCTGAAGGATATCGGGCAACTGGAGGATGGCGGTTTCCACATCGAGAGGGTTTACTTTGTATCCGCCTACGTTGATAAGCTCGTTTTTACGGCTATTGATGCGGAACAGCCCCTGCTCTTTGTTTACCCACTCTACGATATCACCGGTGTGGTAATAGTCTCCACAAAAAGCGAACTGAGACGACTGCCCCAGCAGTGATTTGTGGATGAGAAGTTCATCATCTTCTATCTTTACACGATTGAGGATGCCGGCGGGTATCTGAAAAGCATCTCCGCTGGCAGCAAACAGGGTTCCGGCCTCTGTGGAGGCGTATATATTAGTGATTTTAGCCTGTGGAAAAATCCGCAGGATGAAATCGTATAGTTTCTGATCGGACCTCTCCCCACCCAGCGTTACCCGCCTGACTGCCGGAAAGGCTGATTCAACTGGCAATAGCAGCCGGTAGAACGTGGGGGTGGCGGAGATGTGTGTAATGTGATGCTCCTCAATGGCACGGTAAACGTACTGGCGGGGTGCATTGAACACATTGACGAGGGTATTGATATTGAGAATGGCCTGGAAGAATACCTGAAGTCCGGCCATGTGGGTGGGGTTATAGGCAAATGCCCATACCTGATCATGATAGACAGGGCCTGTGCGCACTGCGCGCCCAAGGGTTGCGATGGTGTGTATCACCTTTTTAGGCTGCCCAGTGGTGCCGGAGGTAAAGATGGTGACCTGGGAGGTGGAGCACTGAACAACGGCAGTGACTTCATCGATGGTATTGAAATGAAGCGGATCTACCGGTACTGGCATCTGACCGGAGCTGCTATCGGAATCATCGAGTACCAGAGGTTTATGAGAGACCAGGGCGATGAGGATATTTAACAGATAATGATACAGACTGCCAGGATTACACAACGGATAGTAAACGGTGGCCCGGTTAATATCTGCCAGTAAGGTGTGGTAGCTATATTCTTTTTCTCTGTCTATCAAAAAGGTTTTCATTGCCTTGGCATTAACAGGTTATTTATAGTGATTACTTAGCTAGCTTAGTTTTTTATATATCTCTTCTACAGTGGAGACTAATCCATCTTCGAAGATATCGATATCGAACTGATCTTCTATGCGAACGGTGAGCTCGGCCAGATCAAAGGAGGTGAAGCCGATATCGTTTCGCAGGTTATCAGTGGGGTAAACCTTTTCCAAAGGCTCCAGTTCTTTGCTCTTCCTGATAAAATTGATAATCTCCAGTACTTTATCTTCCATAGTAATTTTATTGGTTTATTGGTTTATAGAAACGTGTTTTACTTAAATCGGCAGCAATACTACCCCATGACAGCCCTACTCCGAAACCACTCATGATAACTTTGTTTAACGGAGAAAATTCATTGGTTTTCCCGGAACAGAGATCACAGAGGAGCAACGGAATGGAAGAGGGTCCTGTGTTTCCATAGTTAGTGACATTTGTTGGCACTTTCTGTGGCGGCACCTTAAGTTTCTTACGGATGTAATTAACCATAAAGTTATTTGCCTGATGGAGCGCAAAGAGCTTAACGGCGTCTTTCTCCCATCCCATCTGGTCGATGAGGTCGTTAATGTTATGATGTATGTTGTTGATAGCAAAATCGAAAATGGCCATACCGTCCATATAAAGGTTCTGAGGGGTACGCACATTATTATCTAAATCAATGGTCTCAATCTCTGTTTCCTGTGAGCAGGGGGTGCGGAACCCTCCGGCAGGTACAATCAGTTTATCGTATCCGCTGCCATCGGAACAGATGGAGACTCCCATAGTGGAGCTTCCCTTAGTGACCAGGGTGGCTGAACCACAATCGCCAAAGACCATCTTGAGGGATTTATCCTTGGGATGGATCATCTTTGAAGTGGTGTCTCCCGCAAGGATAAGTACACTGCCACAGGCGTGGTTACTAATCCACATGGCTGCCTGAAAGAGTCCATAGATGTATCCCGAACAGCCGTAATGGATATCTATACACACGGTCTGCTTGGAAAGGCCCAGCCTGTCCTGCAAGAGGATGGAGGTGGAGGGCAGTATATAATCGGGGGTTTGAGACACGAAGATGAGTCCATCGATCTCTGAACACTGAAGTTCTTCTTTCTCGATAAGCTGACGAGCAGCAAAAAAGCATAAATCGGATGATGTTTGATGATCATCGGCCACACGCACCCGTTCAACGCCGGTGGCTGCGATAATATTAGTTACATCGTGCTCACCAAACTGATTGGAAAGAGAGCTCATCTCTAACTTTGTAGTGGGGAGATAAGTGGTTATAGCAGCGATTCGAATATTGTTTATTATCGTTCTCATGCTTCTTTTAAGGTTACAAATTACTTACATCTGTTGGCATCTGCACTTTAGTTACTAAACAGTTAAGTAAACCTTTGTGTTCATAGCATTGAGCTAAAAAAAATCACTTTATTTAGTTTTACGCAACTTATTTTAGATTTCATTATTTTAACTATCCTTTTTTATTTTGCAATCTTGGCTTGTAATCGCTTTTTTAAATTCAATTTTTTAACTGCCCTTTTCTTTTCCCTTGACGGAAAAGAAACAAAAGGTCAAGGCTGCACATTCTGCGCTACTCCGTTCTTCCGTTTCGCTAAAGAAAAAGAACTCGCTGCGCTCAAACAGCTTTTTCTTTTTAACGCTACACTACATCACTCCGCTTTACGCTACGAATATGAGGCCGGTCATCTTTCGCTCGCTTTGCATTGCTGTTGGTGTATCCCAGCAGCTATGTTAATACGATATTGCGCCACTAAAACGAATAAAGTAAAATGTAACTAACAAAAAAAAAGTACGACAGTTACTTCCCCTCCCCCCCTAAAGCCGAGCGAAGCGACGGCTACCTGCTTCCAAGCACCACTAAAGCAGGGACACCAACAGGACCGGCCTCATGGATTTTGCGTGAAGAAATTATGCGGAATGGAGCGTTAAGAAGGGGCGACTGTTTGAGCGAAGCGAGTTTGAGCACCTTCAGCGGAATGGAGAATGATTTTAGCAAAATTCGTGCAGCCTTGAACTTTTGTTTCTTTTGGTTCAAGCCAAAAGAAAAAGAGAACAATAAACTGAAAAGAAAGACTATGAATAAAAGAACTATTTCAAAAAAAAAAAGCTTTAAAATTAAAGCTTTTCCAAACAGCTTGTGCTCACTGTAGTAAGCGCACACCCCAGCCCACTGAGACGAATGGCAACTTTGAACTTGCCTTTTGCCTCAACCAGCTCACCAACGAGACCGGAAAGCTCTCCACGGGTAATGCGAACGGGAGTGCCGGGAGCCAGATCTGTGGAGCTGAATTCGACCTCTTCATCGGTCTGTTCCACCATTTTGCGGAGGCGCTCAATCTGATCGTCTGGGATGATAGCAGGATGCGCATGTTCGCGCACAAAGGCTATTGCACCATAGGTCATGAGCACCTGTTTGGCCTCTTCGGGAAGAATATGAACAAAGATATAGCCAGTGAGCACAGGCTGCTCTATTTTTTTAAGGCGATCATGCCATTTACGGGTCACAAACTGAACCGGCAGATAGTGCTCTATGCCCGACTGCAGAAAACGTTCTCTAACTTTTTTCTCAGCACGGGGAGCTGTGTAAACGGCATACCAGCAACGACCTTTTTTCTCTATATCCATATTCTTAGTATTCGATTATCCCTAACATATTTTCCGCAAATGTAAGAAGTTTATGTCATTCTCAATCAATTTATACACTATTTTGAGCAAAATTTATATCTTGATCTGGAATTTATTGACTAATTTTGATGCCAAGAATAAAAATTACTAATTAATTAAATCACTAATCATGAGTACATTTCAGAATGTGAATGAAAAGATGACACGCTACAGGTGGGTTATTTGTTCCTTGCTATTCTTTGCTACGACCATTAACTACATGGATCGTAACGTAATTGCTTTTCTAAAAGAATTTTTCTGCTCACCAATAGCAGAAGGCGGATTTGGGTGGAGTAACTCCGATTTCTCCTATGTAACAGCATTCTTTACTGCTGCTTATGCCACTCTTACCGTTTTTTCCGGCGTAATTATTGATAAGATTGGATCAAAATTAGGTTTAGCTCTTTCACTTATCATCTGGTCTCTTTGCGGTGTGGGTAACGCTTTCGTAGGAAAGACTATCACTTTTCACATTATCATCAGAAGTATGTTTGGTTTGGGTGAAGCAGGTAACTTCCCTGCATCTATTAAAACTGTAACTGAATGGTTCCCTAAGCGTGAACGTTCACTGGCTACAGGTATATTTAACAGTGGTTCAAATGTGGGTGCAATGATTTCAGCTTTGTTTGTACCTTGGTGTCTTATTCACTTTGGTCATGAAATAGGATGGAAAATGGCATTTATCCTGACCGGTGGTATAGGTTTTGTTTGGTTGGCATTCTGGTTCTCATTATTCAAACCACAAAAGAAACTGTTGGAAAACGGCACGATAAGCCAAAGTGAATATGACTACATCCACGCTGACGATGCTGAGCTTACTCCTGAACAAATTGAAAATGAAAAGAATGGTGTAAAAGAAAAGATTTCATGGGGTAAAATGTTAAGATACCCACAAACATGGTCTTTCTTCATGGGTAAATTTATGACTGATGGTGTTTGGTGGTTCCTTTTATTCTGGTTACCTGACTACCTGAAAAAACAATTCCACATGACTACTCAGGAAGTGATGTGGCCTACATTTATTGTATTCGGTATTGCTATCATTGGTAGTGTATTTGGTGGTAGTATTCCTATGTTCTTTATGAATAAGGGTATGAACTCATACAAAGCAAGAATGACAGCTATGTTCCTGATTGCTCTTTGCCCTATCACTTTATTATTAACTCAATATTTTGGTAATGTAGAGGTGTTTGGCACTTCTGCTATGTATCTGGCTACAGGTATTATCTGCCTTGCAGGTGCTTCTCACCAGGCTTGGTCGGCTAACCTATTCACCACTGTATCTGACATGTTCCCTAAAAAGGCTATCGCTTCTGTAACAGGTATCGGTGGTTTGGCTGGTGGTATTGGTGGTGTATTGATTCAGTTACTTGCCGGATTCATTACTGACTTGTATGCTGCTACTCCTAATGTAGCTTACGGAATTATGTTTGGTGTTTGTGCCTTTGCTTATCTTATTGCATGGGTAATTATGAAAACACTGGTTCCTCAATACAAGATTATTACTGATCTATAATCAGTTGAATTTTAAAAGAACTGACACTCGGTAACCGTTACAGGTTATTCAGTTAAATCATAAAAAGAGGATGCTCAATTAAATATTGGGTATCCTCTTTCTCTTTTTAATTATGTAGAGTTTAATTACATGAGACTTTATATTACCAGATAAGGCTGCCTTTGAGGGCAGCCTTATCCTTTTGATCTCAAAAAAAAGGGAAGTCTCACGACTTCCACAATTCTTCTAACCTTAAATCTAAATCTCTATGAAAAAAACGTGCTACAAAGATAGGCATTTTAACCTACCCTAGATGTTAACGAAGCGTAGGAAGTATTAATTTAATCAAAGCTTTATAGATTTTATTAAGTTTTAATAGTTCGGGCACTCCAATAAGGTACATTTGCTTGCGTGCACGTGTCAAAGCGACATTTAGCTTGCGATCAATGAGTACTCCGTCTTCTTCAGTAATATTACTCAGGAACTGAAGTTGCCAGGGGTAATTAACGCTGAAGGAGTAGATAATAACATCGCGTTCACTGCCCTGGAAACGTTCTACGGTATCGACAAGGAT
This genomic interval from uncultured Bacteroides sp. contains the following:
- a CDS encoding UpxY family transcription antiterminator, giving the protein MDIEKKGRCWYAVYTAPRAEKKVRERFLQSGIEHYLPVQFVTRKWHDRLKKIEQPVLTGYIFVHILPEEAKQVLMTYGAIAFVREHAHPAIIPDDQIERLRKMVEQTDEEVEFSSTDLAPGTPVRITRGELSGLVGELVEAKGKFKVAIRLSGLGCALTTVSTSCLEKL
- a CDS encoding fatty acid--CoA ligase family protein — protein: MKTFLIDREKEYSYHTLLADINRATVYYPLCNPGSLYHYLLNILIALVSHKPLVLDDSDSSSGQMPVPVDPLHFNTIDEVTAVVQCSTSQVTIFTSGTTGQPKKVIHTIATLGRAVRTGPVYHDQVWAFAYNPTHMAGLQVFFQAILNINTLVNVFNAPRQYVYRAIEEHHITHISATPTFYRLLLPVESAFPAVRRVTLGGERSDQKLYDFILRIFPQAKITNIYASTEAGTLFAASGDAFQIPAGILNRVKIEDDELLIHKSLLGQSSQFAFCGDYYHTGDIVEWVNKEQGLFRINSRKNELINVGGYKVNPLDVETAILQLPDILQAVVYGQQNSVLGNILCAEVKLMANSALTELDIRVGLARKLQDFKIPRKIKFVDSITLTRTGKIKRV
- a CDS encoding polysaccharide biosynthesis/export family protein gives rise to the protein MIKIKTLTLLLLLLLAATLFYGCRSTKNIAYLQGVETLTDQQLQKSALQYDVTIKPNDLLRIIVSGAEDADTYIPFNLTTSVPYGENATQSTPTLQSYLVDSKGIINFPVLGRLYVLRFTTAQVKQLIAEKLKAYLKGNVVVTVRLASYRISVLGEVERPGLFTVTDEKVSLLQALSMAGDLTIYGRRDVVKILREGPDGQKNITTLNLNNKNLIFSPYYYLRQGDVVYVEPNKARAKGAGVGTATNVVFSVVSVVIGVASLIVTIAR
- a CDS encoding SDR family oxidoreductase; amino-acid sequence: MNILVTGASRGVGLEICRILLRQGHSVYCLSRTYTDHLKELQEQYPGSLHYKCIDLSNAHDAQRLVFKEFVNNDIVLHGFVNNAAIAYDDIITNLSLTKLQAMYAVNVFTPMILTKYAIRNMLLHKTRGAIVHISSICVHTGYKGLAMYASTKGALEAFSKNTSREWGGLGIRSNVVVPGFMETAMSSMLTTQQKDKIYNRTSLMKATDVTSVAHTVAFLLSQEAKSITGESINVDSGTI
- a CDS encoding 3-oxoacyl-[acyl-carrier-protein] synthase III C-terminal domain-containing protein, with protein sequence MCIDIHYGCSGYIYGLFQAAMWISNHACGSVLILAGDTTSKMIHPKDKSLKMVFGDCGSATLVTKGSSTMGVSICSDGSGYDKLIVPAGGFRTPCSQETEIETIDLDNNVRTPQNLYMDGMAIFDFAINNIHHNINDLIDQMGWEKDAVKLFALHQANNFMVNYIRKKLKVPPQKVPTNVTNYGNTGPSSIPLLLCDLCSGKTNEFSPLNKVIMSGFGVGLSWGSIAADLSKTRFYKPINQ
- a CDS encoding polysaccharide biosynthesis/export family protein: MNLNKLRLLLLFAVIILFSACKSAKNITYLEGVESLSAQQLVQSKQPFSAKIKPNDLLKIVVSGSEAAETYIPFNILSAVAYSENAVQSQATLQNYLVDSKGTIDFPVLGKLAVVDLPTDAVAKIITEKLRVYLKGDLVVTVRFANYKISVLGEVTVPGSYSVKDEKINILQALSMAGDLTIYGRRDVVKILREGPDGQKSITTLNLNDKNLIFSPCFYLQQGDVVYVEPNKAKAKGSDIGSGTGIFISVASVVIGVASLIVTIAR
- a CDS encoding acyl carrier protein gives rise to the protein MEDKVLEIINFIRKSKELEPLEKVYPTDNLRNDIGFTSFDLAELTVRIEDQFDIDIFEDGLVSTVEEIYKKLS
- a CDS encoding MFS transporter: MSTFQNVNEKMTRYRWVICSLLFFATTINYMDRNVIAFLKEFFCSPIAEGGFGWSNSDFSYVTAFFTAAYATLTVFSGVIIDKIGSKLGLALSLIIWSLCGVGNAFVGKTITFHIIIRSMFGLGEAGNFPASIKTVTEWFPKRERSLATGIFNSGSNVGAMISALFVPWCLIHFGHEIGWKMAFILTGGIGFVWLAFWFSLFKPQKKLLENGTISQSEYDYIHADDAELTPEQIENEKNGVKEKISWGKMLRYPQTWSFFMGKFMTDGVWWFLLFWLPDYLKKQFHMTTQEVMWPTFIVFGIAIIGSVFGGSIPMFFMNKGMNSYKARMTAMFLIALCPITLLLTQYFGNVEVFGTSAMYLATGIICLAGASHQAWSANLFTTVSDMFPKKAIASVTGIGGLAGGIGGVLIQLLAGFITDLYAATPNVAYGIMFGVCAFAYLIAWVIMKTLVPQYKIITDL